TGACTCTGACACCCATTCCCCTTTCATCATCTCCAATAATTTTTGCTTCCATGGCTTATTCCTCCTCGAAACGACTCGAGTCGGTATCGTCTTCGAGGTCGAACTCTTGGTCGGTCTTCATCCCGAGCACGTTGCGGATGATCTTCTGGACTTTGCCCGCGATGTCTTCGCCGAGTTGGGTCGTCAGAGCGACTCCGAGGGCTCCGCCAGCGAGGGCGCCAGCCACGCCGCCAACCGGTCCGGCGACTGCCGACCCCGCTGCCCATCCTTTCGTGCCTCCGGTGGTCGCGCCCTTGATCGGGCTGCTGGCCGAGTCCTGCACGCGACTCGCCACGTCGATATCGTGGTGTTCGATGTACTCGACGACCCCTTTCGGCGTTTCGACCGACTGCACCAGATCTACCAGTTGCTCTTTGCTCAGGCGGTAGGTTTTCGAAGTGGCGTCGTCGACTTTCTCGGTTCCCGTATCGAGGAGTTCCTTGCCCTTCTCGACGACCGCTTCTCCCGGGTACCGCTGCACGTGTACCTCGGTCTTGCGCATCCGCTGAATGCCCAACTCGCCACCTTCCATCACGCGCTGGGCCGTTTCCTCGGCCTCGCGCTCTAACGCCGGGTCGGGATCGATTTCAAGTCCAACGTCTTCCTGGGGCAGCATCGACACCGCCCCGCCAGTCTGCTGGCGAACGTGCGCCAATTCATGCGCCAAAACGTGCTGACCCTCCGCTGACTCGGGATCATACTCACCGGAATTGAACGCGACATGATTCCCGACCGTGAACGCCCGCGCGTTGATCTCCTCACACGCACTCGCGGCCTGCGGTCCGGTATGGATCCGCACGTCACCGAGCGAGTCCCCCATCCGGTCTTCCATCGCGCGCTGGATACTCGCGTCCAGTGACTGCCCGGACGACGAAATCACGTCCCGAACGGAGTCGAGGACTCCTGTCTCGCCAGCGGGTCCCATCCGCTGGACCGCCTCTTCGCTGCGCAACTCCGAGTGTCTGTTGCGCCGTTCGATATCATATGGGATCTCCGCGGAACGTTCGGCCTGGCGCTTGCGAAACGCCTGCATGTCCGGCGGAATGCCCATCGTCTCGACTTTCATGCCTTCGGCGGCCCACTGTTTGACCTTGTGTGTGCCGTCGCGCTGTTCGAGGCGCTGGAGGCGCGCTCGGGTCTCGCCATCGGGCACTTTCACGCCCAGGCGCTCACCCATCGCCTCGCGCGACCGGTCGGGCTTCCACCTCGACGATCGCCGCCGCTCGTTCGTCGTTCGATCCCCCCGCGAGGACCCCCGCCCTCGCTCGGATTTCGTGTCGGCCTCAGACCGCCGACGTGACCCAGACCCCATCTCTAGTCTCGACTCGCGTTTCTCCAGCACCCCTGATAAATCTTCCTGAAGTAGTAGATTTAATATAGAATTCCGAGGAACCAACCACCTCGTGGAGTCACTGATTCGCGATGACGTCGCTGGCGATGTTTCGGCCGCGGGCTTTCAGCGAGACGTCCCGACGGGTGCGGACTTCCTGCAACAGCCCTGCTTCGACCAGATTATTATAGATCTCCTCGACCTGTTCGACGTCCATCCCGACGAACTCGGGGATCTTGAACGGCGAGACACCGGAGTACAGTGCCATCAGGACCTCCTGTTCGGCCTGGGAGATGTCGGCGTCGATCTCCTGTTGCTGGCGGACCAGCCCGGCGAGGACCCCGACGACCTGGCTCCCGCCGGAGACGTACGTCTGGACCACTGCGTCTTCGACGGAGTGTTCGATCTCGACGGCGCGCCGCTGCTTCCCCCGGACCTCCTGTTCGGTCACCTCGACGGTCCCGACGTCGTCGCGTTCGATCTCGACGAACTGGCCCGAAGCGATCGCCAGGTCGACCGTCCCCTCGCTGAGTTTGAGCCGGGCCTTCTCCCAGCCCGCGTCCTGGACGACGCCGCCTTTGACCGCGGGGTGTTTGACGAGGACGACCCGCTGGTCGAGGATCGCGCCGTAGAGCTTCTCCTCGAAAGACTCGCTTTGCGTGGCCGAGACGAGATAGACGTCTTTGCCGATCTGGATCGAGAGGTAACTCGACACCTGCGCGATCGCCTCGTTGACGTCGCCGCGCGATTTGATGCTCGCGATCTTCGACAGCGGCAGGGTCTGTTTGCCCTCGTTCGTGAGGATGAGCAGGCGTTTGGTCGACAGCAAGAGCCGACAGCGCTGCCACTCGACGCCACTTGCTTTGCGGCCGTCTTCGACGACCTGCATGAACTTCCCCTGCGCGTCCGCGAGTTTCTGCTCGCCCTCGCTCATCGCTCGATCACCGAACGTTGGACAGTCACAGTCTTAATGGTTCGTCTCACAGCACGTCACTGGCGCGGCCACCAAGCTTCGACAGCGCCGAGAACGCCCGCTTGCGCACCTGCTCGTTCTCGGTGTCGTCGATGATCGACTCCAGGGCCTCCCGCGAGCGCTCGCCGCCGACTTTTCCCAATGTGAATATCGCCTGCGCACGGACGTCGCTCGGCTGCTCGTCGTCCTCAACGACCTCCAACAGCTTGGTCTCGACCGTCTCACCGTCGAACTCCGCGAGACTCGTCGCGGCGAACTGCCCGGTCATCTGATCCTCGTCGTCCAGACACGAGATCAGGGCGTCGATCACACGCTCGTGCTCTCCGTCGGTGACCCGGCCCAGGAGCCAGGCGGTGTTGCGGCGCTGGGCGACCTGCGTGCTCTCTTCGAGGATCTCGACCAGCGGCACCACGACCGTCGCGTCGTCGGTCTCGGAGAGTTCGTCGACGATGGCCTCGCGGATCTCGTGGCTCTTCTCGGTCGGGACGTTCGCGAGCAGTTCGATCAGCGAGTAGACGGCGGTCCGGCGGACGGTCGCGGCGTCGTCGGAGAGGGCATCGACGAGATACTCGACCGGCTGGCCGTTGTCGAAGTTACCGAACGCGCCGACAGCGATCCGCCGGACACGTTCGTCGCTGTCGTCGTACATCCCGAGCAGGGCCTGTAGGGCCTGTCGGTTGCCGATCAGCCCGAGCGCCTCGGCGGCCTCGCGTCGCACCGCGGGACTCCGATCGTCGAGCAAGGTCTCGAGCGGGTCACAGGCACGCGGATCCGCGATCGCACCCGCGGCCCGGGCAGCACGAGCCCGGACACGATGATCGTCGTCGTCGAACGCCTCGACCACGTTCGAGAGGGCGTCCGCGTCGCCGAACTGGCCGAGCCCATTGGCGGCAGCCATTCGTAACTCGGGCACGTCGCTGTCCAGGGCCCGGACGAACGCCTTGGCCTTGACCCAGTCGGCTTCGTCCTCGAAGTCGATCCCGGCCATGCTGGCGATCAACTGCTCGATGGCGTCGCCACCCAGTTCCTCCAGCGAGTCGACGGCCGCGGCAGTCACGCTGCCGTCGTCGTCCGATTGGGCGGCCTGGACCAGCGCGCTCACGATATCTCGGCGATCGTCGTGGTCGGCGAACCCACCGAGGAGAGTGGCGGCCCGCTGGCGAATCTCGGGATTGTCACTCTCGCGGAGCACGCGGGTGAGTTCCTGGACGTCGCCGTCGCGTTCGAGCTGGTACAGTGACATCAGCCTTTCTGGTAGATCCTGTGGGACTTGTCGTGCGGTTCGAAGGCGTCGCGCATCTCCGAGGGGATGGTCTCGGTCATCCCGATCATGAGATACCCGTCCTCGCGGAGCGAGCCTTCGATGGTCTCGAAGATGGGAACCTTGTAAGAGGCGTCGATGTAGATCAGGAGATTCCGACAGAGCACGAGGTCGAAGTCCCGCTTTGGATCCCCGCGGATGAGGTCGTGCTGCTCGAAGGAGATCATCTCCCGGACCGAGTCTCGGACCTGAAAGGTCGACCCCGACTGCTGGATGTAGGGTTCCAGTTCGGACAGCGGCTCCAGTTCCTCGGCGATGTCGGTCGTCTTCGAGGTCTCGTAGGTCCCCTTGCGAGCGGTTCGAAGGATGTCGCGGTTGATGTCGGTCGCGGTGATCTCGACTCGGTCTGCGTCGATCCGGCGGTCGTCCAGCGCCAGCATCGCCAGCGAGTAGGGCTCGCGGCCGTCCGCGCAGGGGGCGCTCCAGATCCGTACCTGTCGGTGCTCGTCGGTCAGCGTCCGCAACACTGGCCGGAGGCGCTCCCACGCCTCGGGGTTGCGGAAGAACCCGGTGACGTTGATCGACAGCGAGTCCAGCAGTTCCTCGCGCTCGCCGTCGTCGCGTTCGAGCAACCGACGGTAGGCACGGTAACTGTCAGTCCCGGTCCGGCGCATCCGCGCGGTGATCCGCCGGTCCATGTAGGCGTCGTTGTAAAAGCCCGATTCGAAGTCCAGTTCCTCGCCGATGTACTCGATCAGGTAGTCGAACCCGCGCTCGGAGCCCGATCGACGCGTCATCGTCGCACCTCCGCGGGGACCGACAGTGCCACCGACATCTCAGAGCGTCACCACGTCGAGGATGTGCACGATGTTGCCGTCACCCAGCACCGCAGTTCCCGACAGTCCGGGTGTCCCGCTGAGGATCCCCTCCAGGGGTTTGACGACGACCTCCTCCTGGCTCTCGACCGA
The Halapricum salinum genome window above contains:
- a CDS encoding eCIS core domain-containing protein is translated as MGERLGVKVPDGETRARLQRLEQRDGTHKVKQWAAEGMKVETMGIPPDMQAFRKRQAERSAEIPYDIERRNRHSELRSEEAVQRMGPAGETGVLDSVRDVISSSGQSLDASIQRAMEDRMGDSLGDVRIHTGPQAASACEEINARAFTVGNHVAFNSGEYDPESAEGQHVLAHELAHVRQQTGGAVSMLPQEDVGLEIDPDPALEREAEETAQRVMEGGELGIQRMRKTEVHVQRYPGEAVVEKGKELLDTGTEKVDDATSKTYRLSKEQLVDLVQSVETPKGVVEYIEHHDIDVASRVQDSASSPIKGATTGGTKGWAAGSAVAGPVGGVAGALAGGALGVALTTQLGEDIAGKVQKIIRNVLGMKTDQEFDLEDDTDSSRFEEE
- a CDS encoding CheF family chemotaxis protein, with amino-acid sequence MSEGEQKLADAQGKFMQVVEDGRKASGVEWQRCRLLLSTKRLLILTNEGKQTLPLSKIASIKSRGDVNEAIAQVSSYLSIQIGKDVYLVSATQSESFEEKLYGAILDQRVVLVKHPAVKGGVVQDAGWEKARLKLSEGTVDLAIASGQFVEIERDDVGTVEVTEQEVRGKQRRAVEIEHSVEDAVVQTYVSGGSQVVGVLAGLVRQQQEIDADISQAEQEVLMALYSGVSPFKIPEFVGMDVEQVEEIYNNLVEAGLLQEVRTRRDVSLKARGRNIASDVIANQ
- a CDS encoding HEAT repeat domain-containing protein, encoding MSLYQLERDGDVQELTRVLRESDNPEIRQRAATLLGGFADHDDRRDIVSALVQAAQSDDDGSVTAAAVDSLEELGGDAIEQLIASMAGIDFEDEADWVKAKAFVRALDSDVPELRMAAANGLGQFGDADALSNVVEAFDDDDHRVRARAARAAGAIADPRACDPLETLLDDRSPAVRREAAEALGLIGNRQALQALLGMYDDSDERVRRIAVGAFGNFDNGQPVEYLVDALSDDAATVRRTAVYSLIELLANVPTEKSHEIREAIVDELSETDDATVVVPLVEILEESTQVAQRRNTAWLLGRVTDGEHERVIDALISCLDDEDQMTGQFAATSLAEFDGETVETKLLEVVEDDEQPSDVRAQAIFTLGKVGGERSREALESIIDDTENEQVRKRAFSALSKLGGRASDVL
- a CDS encoding CheR family methyltransferase gives rise to the protein MTRRSGSERGFDYLIEYIGEELDFESGFYNDAYMDRRITARMRRTGTDSYRAYRRLLERDDGEREELLDSLSINVTGFFRNPEAWERLRPVLRTLTDEHRQVRIWSAPCADGREPYSLAMLALDDRRIDADRVEITATDINRDILRTARKGTYETSKTTDIAEELEPLSELEPYIQQSGSTFQVRDSVREMISFEQHDLIRGDPKRDFDLVLCRNLLIYIDASYKVPIFETIEGSLREDGYLMIGMTETIPSEMRDAFEPHDKSHRIYQKG